Below is a window of Drosophila nasuta strain 15112-1781.00 chromosome X, ASM2355853v1, whole genome shotgun sequence DNA.
AAgatgcttttttttattgcaaaataaatataaatatagcaaaGTATCTCCTCAATAAatgcacagaaaaaaaaaacttgttaaaatgatgaaaaaatCTTTAATCAAGATTATATGATGTCAAAATTGACGAAGAAGAaaatcaagatcaaaattctacaaaacattttgattcatttcaagattatatttttgtttaatgaatGGGAAAATCTCAAAATGGAACCAAGAAGGAAAAAACGTTCAGgaatgtttaaataaaataaaaatattattttttcttgtgttttttttttgtacactATTTATAATAACATTTACGTATGTTGCAAATATGAACTGTAGACTCAAATTTGTATCTTCTGctgtcaaataaataaagaatacagtatattttaataccaaatatatgttaatacaaaatatgctgCAAATATGAACTGTAGACTCAAATTTGAATCTTCTGctgtcaaataaataaagaatacagtatattttaataccaaatatatgttAATTTCGCTTAGAAGTTAGGGAAAAGctaaaacaaagcaaatagttatatatatatgtatataagtatatatttagttagtAACATTTACGTGTGTTGCAAATATGAATCTTCtgatgttaaataaataaagaatacagtatattttaataccaaatatatcttaATTTCGCTTATAAGTTGGGGAAAAGctaaaatcaaagcaaatatGAACTGAAGGCTCAAATTTGAATCTTCTGCCgtcacataaataaaaaattcagtatattttaataccaaatatatgttAATTTCGCTTCGAAAGCTAAAGTCAAAGTCAATAGTCACGTGAACTAAAATAAGATGGGACTAAGAAATACTCAAGAGCGTAAGTTAAATGGATACTCACGTCTCTTATagtaatttatgtatttgctgTGAAGCATTTGCTATTCATTGTCATGGAGACATTGCGATTGCTAAACATATGAACATCGTTGGCCACCTCCCTCTTTAAGTTGAATCCTCCCCCCTCCTCATCTCataagaaaaacgaaaataaatgcaCAGCTTAATCTACTcttaacgcacacacacacacaaaaaggaaaaaggcagaaaaaatcaaaaccaaTCTGTACTcacttcaatttcaatctgTTCGTtcccttcttcttcttcttgttttgGACCCTTGGACCCTTGGAAAACATCTCCCCCATGCCGTGATTGTCTGGCAACGACCCCAGCTAAATCTACggtaataaaatttaaatcacCCAAAACAAGAgtcaacacacaaacacacacacacatagatacagAAGCCAGCGATGAGTTTTGTCGTAAATAACGTAACTGGCGAAACCAAAGCAAATAGCGTTGAGTATTCAGCATTCAGAGCGTTAAGCGTTTTTCTTCTACCCATGACATTTTTGTACGCTTACGCTTACGGTTAAGTCGTTAACGACAAGGATGGTCGGGCGGGCCGCCCACGATGACGCCCACTACgcagtatataccaaatatagtattcggtaaatgttaaataaactgtcgctgtctctgcactccaaaaatgccaaatgtcACCCTCTATATAAGGAGGAAATTCCCCCTTCtcgttttgccttttgccacCCATCACCCCACTTCCAACAATGATCCGGTCGGAAGTCCTTGCGTCCTTGTGTCCTTGCATCCCCGATGATGGTCATGATTGAGTCTAAACATATTTTACGCTTACCACCCATTTTTACCATACTTACCAGCATAATTTGGGAATTTGGGaagatgcagatacagatacaatttCCGACAATCGTCgacaaattgatttttattgggAGGCAGGCactaaacacaaaaaaaaaaataataaaaaaaaaaacaacaacagaaatagaaatagaatataatgaaattgtgTCCTAAATaacttctgttttttttttgtatttattttaaattgaaatttattttttcttcaattaaaacttttgaaattttgttaaattgtgttaaaaaaaaaataaaacatatgaatataattacatatatatatatataaatataatatatttactaaaagATGCAAAGTGTCAGCTAAAATCGATTTGTGgtcgttttgttttaatttttattttgttttctgtttttgaaGTAAAtcctataaatatttacttaatcgtatggaaattaataaaacaacaaaaatatttagcactgaaaaaaaatgtatttatcaTATggtttatgttttctttttgtttttattattattatacggatagcaaaaataaaacaaataactagatttattttacaaaatgacGCTAAGTACGCAACACTAGAGAGAGACAAATTtaaagagagcgagatagagaggactgcataaaatacaaagaattgaattgtttccaatttttttattttatttttatgatttatgattttacGATGTTCTCTAATCTGTCTAGTTAATAAGTTTGTGTGTATAGAAAGAAGTCCTCTCATCTTTTTTGTGGGTTTCCTTTCTTTGGTTGTCCCTCTGCCAGCACCCAGTTTtctaaacatttcttttttttaatattagtttTAAGCACATCCAATTAATTTAACTTTGAATCGAtctttgttgatttttgtattaagcaaagcaattgttttttttttgttttgttttttttgtaaccTTATTTAAGTTATCAtcaaaattgatttgttttgcctTCCTTTATTTGGACtagaaatattaatttaattatatatatatatatttaatatattttgcgttttcttcttcttcttctgcatTTGTTGAGCTTGCTTGTTAATGTTTGTTTGTCAACCAATAATAAGACTCTCATGTAATGAAATCAGAtttcgcatttgttttttgttcggtttttgtttttgtttagtttcgcattttattttattttgtcatatttcattatttgtattcagaatataatatatgtatgtaatattgatgtatatatatataataaacgttgctgtttttctttcttttcttactttttgccAATAGATAATTCTTTTACTTatgcaatattaaaaaaaaaattacatctATGTgctagtaaaaaaaaattatcaaaattattttacttttgcttttgcgctAGCAAGAACAATATTTGATAGGTTCCATATTTGAGAATCATTTACGATTTAGACATAAatatctatatgtatgtgtgtgtgtgtgtttagaagtattattaaatatatatatatatatatatatgcgtaTGTATAGACATCTAGAGACatgttaaatacatatatacaaaagttATAAACTGAATTgtgacacacaaaaaaaaaaaaaaaatctagacaaaaaaaattgtattcgtCTTGCGAATTGATTTGCAAATTGattgttattaattaagtAGCTGATAAATAGCTGATTATacataacaacacacacatatatatacatatatatatacacgtacacacatatatatatacatatatatatgtggtaAAGTATCTGCCAGATacttttcgctctctctctctctgtctaaaACCTAAGGACTCGACAcgtacaattacaattacaattacaattacatacATTCAATATAGTGTagttgtttttcatttcattttcattttcatttgcattttcatttgttatttttgttgaagcAGCTCAAGAAGCAATTTGTGTGGCAACCAGGAACCCAATTCCGCTCAATTGGTGAACAGAAAGGGTCCCAGCGAACCTCAAACCATCGGCGGCTTGATATCGACCAGGGCGCTGTGATCGAGTCGATGATCCAGCCCTGGACTGGAGGCCGATGCGCCTGTGACCaggtgatgatgatggtgatgtaAATGCGTGTGTGGATGGGAATGTTGCTGCGAGaattgctgatgttgctgttgttgttgttgatgctgttgatgttgctgctgctgctgttgttgatgttgctgatgttgttgatgttgctgttgctgttgatgttgctgctgctgttgctgctgctgctgctgatgcaaCATCACCGGCGAGCCGCCCGCGGCGACCATCTGGTGCGGCGTGGCCAGGTGCAGACCGCCGCCCAGCAgactgctgccgctgccgctgggCGTGCTTGAGGCGCTGTGCGCGTGCAGCGAGGTTGGGGTGCCGGGATGGCTGCCACCGGCTACCGACCGATTGGAGCTAGCAGCAACGGGGCCGTTGCTTGTGCcactgccattgccattgccactggctccattgctgctgctggttgcgGAGCCACCCCCGCCGCCACCAACGGCGCCCGTCTGTTGGCCACTGGACGCGCCGCCCAGCCCGTTCGACTCACCCGACTGATTGGCGGGATCCTCGGAATCGCTGCACGACTCCGAGGAGCCCTTCTTAATGCCACCGATGCCATTCGGGGCGGTGCCGTTGTGGGTCTTCACGTGCTTGGCCAGATGGTCGCTGCGCATAAAGCGCTTGTTGCACACGGGGCAAGCAAAGCGCTTCTCGCCGGTGTGCGTCCGCAGATGCCGCTGCAGCTCGTCGGAGCGCGTGAAACGCTTGCCGCAGAACAGCCAGTTGCACACAAAGGGACGCTCGCCGGTGTGCCAGCGCAGATGCGCCTTCAGATGCGACGTCTTCCCGTACACCTTGCCACAGCCCGGAATGTGGCACGAATGGATGTTCTTCTTCCGCAAATGCACCCCAGCCGGACCCAAACGCTCCGCCTCCTGACAGTTCGGGCAATCGCATGTGGCACGTCCCGCATAGCGACGCTGCGATCTCGGCGATGGCGTCGATGGCGACGATGTTTGTGGCGAGGCAGCGCTCGCTGCTGCCGCCGATGGCGAGCTGTGTGGCAACGAGAAGCCACCCACGCCCACCCCGACGCCCACGCCCTGACCCGGCAGCATGCTCTTGTAGGTGTCCTGCAGCAGATGCTGACCGGAGCCCAGCAGGTGGGCGGTATTCGAGAGCGAATGCGACAGCGCCGAACTGTAATcgctgccagcagcagcggcattCGCATAGTTCGCCATCGTCGAGTGCATCCCTGCGGCCTGAACCGCTGCGCTTCCCATGTCCAACCAGCTGCCGGCAGCCGCAGCGCTGTGCATGTCCCACCATCCGTTGACGGAGTTAACGCTGGCCGCCTCCGCGGCTTTGTGCGAGACGGCATTGAAGGGCCAATCGTAGGGATGGCGTGAGTACACCGATCCAAAGGGGGCGCCCTCCACCTTCCCGAGGAGACCTTGGTGCATGTGATGATTGTCGGCCACCATGCTGGCGGTGGAGGTTGCGGTGTTGGGAAAATACAGATCGCTGCCGTAGGCGCTGGCTGCCGGTGAGCTGCCGACGGCGGCGCACGACGAGGCCAGAGGTCGACTGTAAGGATAGATACTGAAATTACTCGCAAGTTGTATAGGGCGAACTGCATGAGGGATGGGGGGGGTGGAGCGTACATGACGCTTTCGTTTCTTTTGTCGGCAACGCACAGTGGTGCACATCGCAATGCCATGTGCTCAATGTGCACCACTGTGCGACGCCGTCGCGCTGCTTACCTAGCTGTGATGTTCACCAtcgtgctgttgctgctcgcaCTCGAtaagatgctgctgctgcgtgtcCCTGCCTGCCCGGTGTCTCCTCCTCCGCTGCCGCTGGAACTTGAGGAGCTGGCTGCTGAAATGGCGCATGGTGAGTGCTGGCCAACGCTGCTGCTTCCACTGCCGCTGGCCGCACTGCCTCCGCCTCCACCTCCGCCTCCACCGGATGTGCCACTGTTGCCCGCTGCTGGCGAGTTGGGACTCTTCTTCCACGGATGGAATCCTTTGCCCACAGCCGCGTCCGCGAGCGGCGGCGGCGATTTGTTCGACAGCTTATTGCACTGGGCGGCCAGCATGGCCAGCGGAGTGCCGCGCAGACTGGGATGATCCTGCAAAGAAGCAAATTGTTTCATCAGTTACGGGTTGAAGTGAAGAAGTCATCTGAGGATTCACATCTGTGGAGTGCCTTGATTTCAATACAAAGTTCACTCTAAATAAAGTgaacatacaaaatacaaatggATCATCTTGTTTCGCCTAGAGAAGTACCAAAGCTAATATAAGCTTTCTTCAAATgtgtaatttcaatttgaccCTAAATTTTAGGAATTCAGGCGTAGAGTGAAAGTTGGCTCCATAAATGTTACTAAAAGTTAACTTAACAACTGATATAGCAGCtgcctattttgaataaatacaaaacaatgtGGTAtcttatttatgaaatataccgaattaatataccaaaaaaatactacacaTTTATACCAAAGGCTTTTTTGCTACATCAACATAATCGTATACTCAAAACATTCTGTATTgtacaaaataccaaattaatataccaaaaaaatactgaaatataccgaagtttTTTTTCCTAAATCGATATATTCTTACATTGGAAACATTTCATAGAGAACAAAATACcaagttaatataccaaaaaaatactaacataaACCTAAGGTTTTTTTTCCCCCCTTAAATCGATATACTCTTAGATACAACACATTCCATAGactgaaaaatactgaattaatatagtgcaaaaatacaaaaatataccgaatacaaattaatataccaaaaaatactaaaataaaccTGAGGGTTTTTTTTCCCCTTAAATCGATATACTCTTATATACAACACATTCCATagactaaaaaaatactgaattaatatagtgcaaaaatactaaaatataccgaaggctgtTTACTCTTACATTTAAAACATTCTATActacaaagtacaaaatatattttagattgtcaaccaaaatgattattatcctattatttataattacaaaattctgCAACTAACTCGATTAATTATATGGTATGCTTGATTCATTTAGTTAGTTTTCATCTAAGAAAACTACATATTCAAATCGTTCAACATATTAATTGCTTCAATTTTTTCCAAtagaaaaatgttcaattttattttactatactTAATCTTTACACTAAATTGTTTTGTGTATCTatgttataattttaattcgaGGTGTTCATAATAACAGTGTAATTACATGACAGCTTGTCAAagaaaaaagtgaaacaatTAAGTTGATTGGAAATTTTAATCATTTGCAACAAATGAACATCGATTATAAGTTTATCTTTAAAgtgttctgtttttttttatggattTCAGATTTCATTTAGCTAGAATTTCTATAAATTCTTTCACTGCACTTGGACTTGTTCAAGTGCgattattttgcataattaagcAGAGCACCTTTTGCAcagattttcaaattatttaaatacaaattcgtTATGCTCAATTTCGCTtcctgttggctgttggctgttggccaCACCGACATCAACAGATTTCTACTCGAAATGCCGCCGACCCACAAAATTAATTCGCTACgtaaatcaaatacaaattgcgCTTTTTATGTTAAATGCGACGCATTTTTACGGTCTATTTTCTTGTCTTCTTTATgcagcaaaacacaaaaatacggCTACGTGGCAACTGTGAGACAGCACAGTAAATACAGTGAACACCCGATGAAGTGAACTTTCTCTagagaaaaaggaaaaatattcagtatatattatatactgaTATACTGAAACATTTTTAGCTATacttttatatagtatatttttttaccaAAGTATGCAAAAAAGGGAAGCAagagtatattttttttcgacagtattttaaaaaaggaaaaatattcagtatatattaCATACTGATATACTGAAACATTTTTAGCTATacttttatactatatatttgaaCTTATATGAAGTGAACTTTCTCTAGAGACAAAGGAaaaatattcagtatatagtatatactgatatactaaaacattttAGCTGTACTTTTACACTATATATTTGAACTTATATAAAGTGAACTTTCTCTAGAGACAAAGGAaaaatattcagtatatattatatactgaTATACTGAAACATTGTTAgttatacttttatatattcttttacaAAATTATGGAAAGAAGGTTGCAaaagcatattttatttttcgacagtattttaatatactatacatatataataattaggGAATAATGCTTTATACTGTCCgttaaattacattaaaatactaaaaaagaCTGACATAATAATAACACGTAAATCGTAGATCGTAAGAAAAGTATTAAATGAATCGAAATCAAAGAATCTAGATAAATTCACTTCCTgaacagttgcagttgaaacAAATTCACCAATTATCTTCAGTGCTGTGAATCTCAAGATTTCTCGTGTCCTTTTCATTGTACATCTGTTTTGTTGAGATATTCAACTTAATCAATTTCCATCTGTTTATTATGACATGATTGACGACGGTCGAAGCGGAACTTTGGGCAATAATTGCCAAGATTACCAAATCCCATTTGCTGGCTGTCGTTGATCCTTTTGCTAATTCCCATCAAACATATTGCTGCGACAGCTCAACAACATTCGTTTGACGCACCCCAAAaaaatacagcaacaacaacagtaatgaaaaaagaaaagattgtcaacaaaagcaacaaaacatcgtgaagaagaggaagagctGCAACCGTAAATCGTAAATCGAGAGAGGTAAAAGTCGACTTGGccactttttgcttttgttttttgtttgtgtgtgtgtgtgtgtgtgtgtgtgtgagtgtgtgttgacCGCCCAGTAGTCAAGTGGCTGTCTGGCTGTCGAGCAGAATTAAGTTAATAGTTTCTGTGCAACGATTTACAGTTGTTGCCTAGTTGGCTTTACCGTTGTGCCTAGTCTTTAAAAGGAGAGCGAAAAGCAGGCAGGAGGAAAAGCAGAAGGAGGAGCAGTAGCTAAGAAGGAGGTATAGCCAATGTTGACAACCAGCAATCAGCCGAAAGCCGAAAGCCGAATATCGAGGTCGCGGAAGCTGCTATTTGTCGGATAATTTCTCGGGGGTCGCCCtactactgttgttgttgctgttgttgttgctgctgctgcccaccAAACCAAAAACAGTTCAACTTAACGGCCAAGCTGCATTTCCGCATTCGCTCAGTCATGATTGCAGAGGAcgctgtgtgtgttgggtgtgCGCTGCTGATTGGGCGGATAGACATTCGGATAATCGGATAATCGGATAGCTGGTTGCTGTGACTGTTTTGTGCGCCCAGCTTCAGCCCCATAGCCAAGACTCGAACCCCAAAGACAGTGTCTGGCATTGTGGCGTGCAATACTCGTATGGTAGACAGGTGCCACTGTGCCCCGCTAGCAGTGTAATGACATTGcagcctcacacacacacacacacacacacacacacacacacacatactgagAGGGATGAGCCTGTCTTTGGCTCAGATCAGTCTCAATCGCTGCTGTCTTCGTCTTCAGCTCGTGCAATGAAGGCCACCGTTTCACCGAAAATTCGATAGCCGAGCCAAACGAAGCCAAAGATCAACTCGCACCACATAATACATAATTGGAGCAATTTCAACGTCGTGCAACTGCGCCTCttaaatgtgtatgtgtgtgtgtgtgtgtgtgtgtgcttaggTGTGCAGCATGAAAGTTATGGAAAACCAGTAAGGATGCTTTGGCATTGAATGATCGACCAGCAGATACCACTTGATCATctataaaaatgttcaaattaatatagatATGATTGATCTCATTTATATTCCTAATTTTCGTCTTGATTTACGTTatgataatataaaataatataaaatataccatatgtaacacaataatataaaataatatgtaagataatatatgtaaaaaaataatattgtactatataatatttgtatggttttcaatatcaattaaaattatgaaaaataattatgtttgaatttgttttttgtttacttcttacttattattaaatttcatagaaaagaaataatgTTTGAACCttaaaaatgattgaaattgaaaaatgaatgaaatagaataaaaCTTAGAATTCCACTCGCATTAAACATTATTCCTAATACgatataataaacatttacataagccatatattttttaatatataacaaTGGAAAGCAGTAATATTGCAacaagaattttaaaaattagtaaaaaaaaaacaaaaacatttaattaaaataattaattaacttttcaACTGACACCCGATTGATTTAATGCGATTTAATGAATTCCACTTTAAGTTAAACCCACGAAAAGAtcataaaattgttgaattcgTAATGCATTTAAAGTGATCATAGAATTGCATCATATCGTAAATCaagcatttgaatttattttccaaaagaatttgcataaaatggGTGCAACACGGAATGGCAAacataaaaagagagagagggagagagagagagagagatagaaaccATGATACCCACTTGCCAGCATGCAATGTTTACAGAGCAGGctagttagtcagtcagtcagtcagtcagtcagtcagtcgttcagttagtcagtcaatcaatcaagtcattgaaaattaaagtgtacgtttgatttgattaatcGTTGAGCGCGCgggaaaacaaaataataacaaaacgccagtaataataataataacttttatttcaatatcaatatacgcCTCTAATCTCGCATAACGTGAGCTATGCTTAGCTTTTCTGCCCCACAGGGGGCGCCACTGAGGCGCCATCGAGTCGACCTAACGCCATCCGAATTGACCAAATTAGCGAAGcgcgtcgctgtcgctgtccaactgcaactgcaacatcgGAAAAGAACAAGAGAACACACAGAGggggaaaacaaaaaaaaaaacagaaaagagaaGCCTAATCCCAAAACCGAAGCGAAGCGAGGTGAATTGAAAAGAGGAcgacagacaacaacaacacacacatgaatAATGAattgttttccaaaatttatgtTATTGGCATTAAACAATGAGAGCCAGAAGAGAGTTCTGAAACTGTGTCCAGTTCTCGCTCCCACTTCAAAGGGCAACGCTTCGGGCCACATCGAATTTagattttttatgtttttatggtTATTGCCGACAcgctgcctctgcctcagtcgcagtcgctgcctcAGTCAGCGTTTCGCTGCACTTTGTTGCACTCGTTACTCTGCAGTTGGTCTCccccctctcgctctcgctctctctcacgctgtctgtccgtccgtccgtccgtccgtccgtctgccTGTCTTTCTTTTGTTCTCCCACTCACACGACCGAGTGCGGAGCTCTTAAGCGCCAACACCTGCTGTGAAAATTATGACACCGCCTCCGATTGATACGCGCAACTTGTTGTCGGCTATCGCACAAAAGGTGCTGAACCTGCAGCGCCGTCGTTGATAGCGCCCGCTGTGACTCTCAGTCTTCCGACc
It encodes the following:
- the LOC132797001 gene encoding transcription factor Sp9 isoform X1, with the protein product MLTDMTPTAGQLYGSQIPAMAGMNITNIASHLQKPQVNPDHPSLRGTPLAMLAAQCNKLSNKSPPPLADAAVGKGFHPWKKSPNSPAAGNSGTSGGGGGGGGGSAASGSGSSSVGQHSPCAISAASSSSSSGSGGGDTGQAGTRSSSILSSASSNSTMVNITASIYPYSRPLASSCAAVGSSPAASAYGSDLYFPNTATSTASMVADNHHMHQGLLGKVEGAPFGSVYSRHPYDWPFNAVSHKAAEAASVNSVNGWWDMHSAAAAGSWLDMGSAAVQAAGMHSTMANYANAAAAGSDYSSALSHSLSNTAHLLGSGQHLLQDTYKSMLPGQGVGVGVGVGGFSLPHSSPSAAAASAASPQTSSPSTPSPRSQRRYAGRATCDCPNCQEAERLGPAGVHLRKKNIHSCHIPGCGKVYGKTSHLKAHLRWHTGERPFVCNWLFCGKRFTRSDELQRHLRTHTGEKRFACPVCNKRFMRSDHLAKHVKTHNGTAPNGIGGIKKGSSESCSDSEDPANQSGESNGLGGASSGQQTGAVGGGGGGSATSSSNGASGNGNGSGTSNGPVAASSNRSVAGGSHPGTPTSLHAHSASSTPSGSGSSLLGGGLHLATPHQMVAAGGSPVMLHQQQQQQQQQQHQQQQQHQQHQQHQQQQQQQHQQHQQQQQQHQQFSQQHSHPHTHLHHHHHHLVTGASASSPGLDHRLDHSALVDIKPPMV
- the LOC132797001 gene encoding transcription factor Sp9 isoform X2 codes for the protein MLTDMTPTAGQLYGSQIPAMAGMNITNIASHLQKPQVNPDHPSLRGTPLAMLAAQCNKLSNKSPPPLADAAVGKGFHPWKKSPNSPAAGNSGTSGGGGGGGGGSAASGSGSSSVGQHSPCAISAASSSSSSGSGGGDTGQAGTRSSSILSSASSNSTMVNITASRPLASSCAAVGSSPAASAYGSDLYFPNTATSTASMVADNHHMHQGLLGKVEGAPFGSVYSRHPYDWPFNAVSHKAAEAASVNSVNGWWDMHSAAAAGSWLDMGSAAVQAAGMHSTMANYANAAAAGSDYSSALSHSLSNTAHLLGSGQHLLQDTYKSMLPGQGVGVGVGVGGFSLPHSSPSAAAASAASPQTSSPSTPSPRSQRRYAGRATCDCPNCQEAERLGPAGVHLRKKNIHSCHIPGCGKVYGKTSHLKAHLRWHTGERPFVCNWLFCGKRFTRSDELQRHLRTHTGEKRFACPVCNKRFMRSDHLAKHVKTHNGTAPNGIGGIKKGSSESCSDSEDPANQSGESNGLGGASSGQQTGAVGGGGGGSATSSSNGASGNGNGSGTSNGPVAASSNRSVAGGSHPGTPTSLHAHSASSTPSGSGSSLLGGGLHLATPHQMVAAGGSPVMLHQQQQQQQQQQHQQQQQHQQHQQHQQQQQQQHQQHQQQQQQHQQFSQQHSHPHTHLHHHHHHLVTGASASSPGLDHRLDHSALVDIKPPMV